A portion of the Musa acuminata AAA Group cultivar baxijiao chromosome BXJ1-1, Cavendish_Baxijiao_AAA, whole genome shotgun sequence genome contains these proteins:
- the LOC135594290 gene encoding probable ascorbate-specific transmembrane electron transporter 1 isoform X3, whose product MGGPVRSKSKAFMCIAHLLAATAAVMVLVWCIHFRGGLAFESANKSLIFNVHPVLMLIGFIIMGGEATMSYRTLPWSKRVKKTIHLILHAIALVLGVFGIYFAFKFHNESGIDNLYSLHSWMGLGTICLYGIQWIFGFVTFLYPGASVFLRTAYLAWHVLFGIFVYLLAIATAELGFLEKLTFLETSGILHRKQAKC is encoded by the exons ATGGGAGGGCCGGTGAGGTCGAAATCGAAGGCTTTCATGTGCATAGCGCACCTACTGGCGGCGACGGCGGCCGTGATGGTTCTGGTGTGGTGCATCCACTTTCGTGGTGGCTTGGCCTTTGAGTCTGCCAACAAATCGCTCATCTTTAAC GTGCATCCGGTCCTCATGTTGATCGGCTTCATCATCATGGGCGGTGAAG CTACGATGAGCTACAGAACTCTTCCTTGGAGCAAACGAGTAAAGAAGACTATCCATTTGATCCTTCACGCAATTGCCCTTGTGCTTGGCGTCTTTGGAATCTATTTTGCCTTCAAGTTCCACAACGAAAGTGGAATCGATAACCTCTACAGCTTGCACTCCTGGATGGGGCTTGGGACGATCTGCCTCTATGGCATTCAG TGGATTTTCGGGTTCGTCACCTTCCTCTATCCTGGAGCTTCAGTGTTCCTTAGAACAGCGTATCTTGCATGGCATGTACTGTTTGGCATCTTCGTCTACCTACTGGCGATTGCAACTGCCGAGTTGGGGTTTCTGGAGAAGCTCACCTTCCTTGAGACCTCAGGAATATTACACAG AAAACAGGCAAAGTGTTGA
- the LOC135594290 gene encoding probable ascorbate-specific transmembrane electron transporter 1 isoform X1 gives MGGPVRSKSKAFMCIAHLLAATAAVMVLVWCIHFRGGLAFESANKSLIFNVHPVLMLIGFIIMGGEATMSYRTLPWSKRVKKTIHLILHAIALVLGVFGIYFAFKFHNESGIDNLYSLHSWMGLGTICLYGIQWIFGFVTFLYPGASVFLRTAYLAWHVLFGIFVYLLAIATAELGFLEKLTFLETSGILHSAENRQSVDHRAEQGKCPLSTDTTERERERDQWSVEQQLNRRRSCSGVQ, from the exons ATGGGAGGGCCGGTGAGGTCGAAATCGAAGGCTTTCATGTGCATAGCGCACCTACTGGCGGCGACGGCGGCCGTGATGGTTCTGGTGTGGTGCATCCACTTTCGTGGTGGCTTGGCCTTTGAGTCTGCCAACAAATCGCTCATCTTTAAC GTGCATCCGGTCCTCATGTTGATCGGCTTCATCATCATGGGCGGTGAAG CTACGATGAGCTACAGAACTCTTCCTTGGAGCAAACGAGTAAAGAAGACTATCCATTTGATCCTTCACGCAATTGCCCTTGTGCTTGGCGTCTTTGGAATCTATTTTGCCTTCAAGTTCCACAACGAAAGTGGAATCGATAACCTCTACAGCTTGCACTCCTGGATGGGGCTTGGGACGATCTGCCTCTATGGCATTCAG TGGATTTTCGGGTTCGTCACCTTCCTCTATCCTGGAGCTTCAGTGTTCCTTAGAACAGCGTATCTTGCATGGCATGTACTGTTTGGCATCTTCGTCTACCTACTGGCGATTGCAACTGCCGAGTTGGGGTTTCTGGAGAAGCTCACCTTCCTTGAGACCTCAGGAATATTACACAG TGCAGAAAACAGGCAAAGTGTTGACCACAGAGCAGAGCAGGGAAAGTGCCCTCTTTCCACTGacacaacagagagagagagagagagagatcagtggTCGGTGGAGCAGCAGCTGAATAGGAGAAGAAGCTGCTCTGGAGTCCAATAA
- the LOC135594290 gene encoding probable ascorbate-specific transmembrane electron transporter 1 isoform X2, with product MGGPVRSKSKAFMCIAHLLAATAAVMVLVWCIHFRGGLAFESANKSLIFNVHPVLMLIGFIIMGGEATMSYRTLPWSKRVKKTIHLILHAIALVLGVFGIYFAFKFHNESGIDNLYSLHSWMGLGTICLYGIQWIFGFVTFLYPGASVFLRTAYLAWHVLFGIFVYLLAIATAELGFLEKLTFLETSGILHRYSPEAFLVNSTALVVILLGASVVLSLIVPYIDYSNIYTVD from the exons ATGGGAGGGCCGGTGAGGTCGAAATCGAAGGCTTTCATGTGCATAGCGCACCTACTGGCGGCGACGGCGGCCGTGATGGTTCTGGTGTGGTGCATCCACTTTCGTGGTGGCTTGGCCTTTGAGTCTGCCAACAAATCGCTCATCTTTAAC GTGCATCCGGTCCTCATGTTGATCGGCTTCATCATCATGGGCGGTGAAG CTACGATGAGCTACAGAACTCTTCCTTGGAGCAAACGAGTAAAGAAGACTATCCATTTGATCCTTCACGCAATTGCCCTTGTGCTTGGCGTCTTTGGAATCTATTTTGCCTTCAAGTTCCACAACGAAAGTGGAATCGATAACCTCTACAGCTTGCACTCCTGGATGGGGCTTGGGACGATCTGCCTCTATGGCATTCAG TGGATTTTCGGGTTCGTCACCTTCCTCTATCCTGGAGCTTCAGTGTTCCTTAGAACAGCGTATCTTGCATGGCATGTACTGTTTGGCATCTTCGTCTACCTACTGGCGATTGCAACTGCCGAGTTGGGGTTTCTGGAGAAGCTCACCTTCCTTGAGACCTCAGGAATATTACACAGGTACAGTCCGGAAGCTTTCTTGGTCAACTCGACTGCCTTGGTTGTGATTCTGCTAGGAGCCTCTGTGGTGCTCTCTCTCATCGTTCCTTACATAGATTACTCCAATATATATACTGTAGACTGA
- the LOC135594218 gene encoding uncharacterized protein LOC135594218: MKKMNAQMSRSWNGEESKGRSVPASTSYAVKLVIAVFVALVVLVFFISNSATFGWSEQGIDRQSLNTQISKAQSKPQPKLITLSCPNHTGASAVCQRSPNAAAPTPLHLTANQPSPTCPEYFRWIHEDLRPWKSTGITKEMVQRARKFATFHMVVLDGRVYVQEYFGHSLSRNVFTFWGILQLISRYPGRVPDFELIFNCMDMPSVKSADYNSSAPPPPLFHYCKDDQTLDILFPDWSFWGWPETNIKPWVPLMKEMNEGNAEVEWPKREPYAYWKGSPFMGGSRQDLVKCNVTKERDWNARIYAQDWNSEAKQGYHRSNLARQCYHRYRMYVEGLAWSVSQKYILACNSPTLFVDTRFVEFFQRGLMPGHHYWPIAADNKCRGIKFAVDWGNAHQEEAQAIGKASSDFFQQEVKMDHVYDYMLHALTEYAKLLKYKPTVPEGFTEICMESLACPASEKTKSFLLESMEKWTHDAEPCTLPPPFTPEELHQVLEKRANAVKQVEMWEQKAWEQEQGNEST; encoded by the exons ATGAAGAAGATGAACGCCCAGATGAGCAGGTCATGGAATGGAGAGGAAAGCAAAGGGAGGAGCGTCCCGGCCTCGACGTCCTACGCCGTCAAACTGGTCATCGCCGTCTTCGTTGCCCTCGTCGTCCTCGTCTTCTTCATCTCTAACAGCGCT ACCTTCGGTTGGAGCGAGCAAGGAATAGATCGACAGTCTCTCAACACACAAATCTCGAAAGCTCAATCGAAACCTCAACCAAAACTCATCACCTTGAGCTGCCCAAACCATACAGGAGCGTCGGCCGTCTGCCAACGATCTCCCAACGCGGCGGCGCCTACTCCCCTGCACCTCACCGCCAACCAACCGTCCCCCACCTGCCCCGAATACTTCAGGTGGATTCACGAGGACCTGCGGCCATGGAAGTCCACCGGCATCACGAAGGAGATGGTCCAGCGCGCGCGCAAGTTCGCTACCTTCCACATGGTGGTGCTCGACGGCCGGGTCTACGTCCAGGAGTACTTCGGCCACTCCCTGTCGAGGAACGTCTTCACCTTCTGGGGTATCCTGCAGCTCATCAGCCGGTACCCCGGCCGCGTCCCTGACTTCGAGCTCATATTCAACTGCATGGACATGCCGTCTGTGAAGTCTGCCGACTACAACTCGTCGGCACCGCCTCCGCCGCTGTTCCATTACTGCAAGGACGATCAAACCCTGGATATTCTCTTCCCCGACTGGTCCTTCTGGGGCTG GCCTGAGACAAATATAAAGCCATGGGTGCCACTGATGAAGGAGATGAACGAAGGGAACGCAGAGGTGGAATGGCCGAAGAGAGAGCCATATGCGTACTGGAAGGGCAGTCCATTCATGGGCGGCAGCAGGCAAGACCTTGTGAAGTGCAATGTCACCAAAGAACGAGACTGGAATGCTCGGATCTACGCCCAG GATTGGAACAGTGAGGCCAAGCAGGGGTATCACCGCTCAAACCTGGCCAGGCAATGCTATCACAG GTATAGGATGTACGTGGAGGGACTCGCGTGGTCGGTGAGCCAGAAGTACATCTTGGCGTGCAACTCGCCGACGTTGTTCGTCGACACGCGCTTCGTCGAGTTCTTCCAACGAGGTCTCATGCCCGGCCACCATTACTGGCCCATAGCAGCCGACAACAAGTGCAGAGGCATCAAGTTCGCCGTCGACTGGGGCAACGCTCACCAAGAGGAG GCACAGGCGATCGGGAAGGCGAGCAGCGACTTCTTCCAACAGGAAGTGAAGATGGATCACGTCTACGACTACATGTTACACGCACTGACAGAATACGCCAAGCTTCTGAAGTACAAGCCCACGGTGCCGGAAGGGTTCACCGAGATCTGCATGGAGTCATTGGCTTGCCCTGCCTCGGAGAAGACCAAGAGCTTCCTGTTGGAATCAATGGAGAAGTGGACTCACGATGCGGAGCCCTGCACTCTGCCTCCACCTTTCACTCCAGAGGAGCTCCACCAGGTGCTCGAGAAGAGGGCTAACGCGGTGAAGCAAGTGGAGATGTGGGAGCAGAAAGCTTGGGAACAAGAACAGGGGAACGAGAGCACATGA